In Lysobacter firmicutimachus, one genomic interval encodes:
- the ileS gene encoding isoleucine--tRNA ligase: MRGDLPKREPETLARWESEGLYQRIREQVKDRERSFVLHDGPPYANGEIHIGHAVNKVLKDIVVKSKLLAGFDAPYVPGWDCHGLPIETKVEKEFGKVGDKLDAAQFRAKCREYAASQIELQRRDFKRLGVIGDWDNPYRTMDFRYEADIMRSLAKIVERGHLVRGSKPVHWCFDCGSALAEAEIEYQDKESTQIYVRYPVLDRKRVFEVFGLEDDGAPLSVPIWTTTPWTLPASLAVSMGPQVEYSLVRIEPSEAALFKESAQRPEYLLVASELIGGVLAAITAPEALKQGHSVETRDWSSHKGEAFEGLRLRHPFYADREIPVLLGDHVTTDAGTGAVHTAPGHGQEDYAVSLKYGLIERYSAAQINPVDGRGKYLPSTPGVGEHVLAGQHIFKSDALLLQILREGGALLAAGRLKHSYPHCWRHKTPVVFRATPQWFISMEQAGLRGDALAAIPGVTWIPGWGEARIYNMIEGRPDWTISRQRYWGVPIALFFHRESGQPHPRTVEIMRQVADAVEREGVDAWYAMTAEQLLGDEAGDYEKVNDILDVWFDSGTSHECVLAQRPQDGLRKPADLYLEGSDQHRGWFHSALLSGVAMDGAAPYRQVLTHGFAVDEHGKKMSKSLGNVVVPQKVIDAMGADVLRLWVAATDFSGEMSVSDKILKQNGDVYRRIRNTARFLLGNLSGFDPAHHLVALQDMVALDRYIVHRAAELQDRIASAYERYDFAEIVQLLSNFCSVDLGSLYLDVTKDRLYTMREDSLGRRSAQSAMYRIAEAFVRWIAPILAFTADEMWRHLPAATERGARAGNVLFATWYDGLALLPADAPLSAEDFERLLALREGVAKVLEPMRAAGEIGAALEAEISLRCGVADQNWLAPLADELRFLFISGDVEVIADDGIKDIAVLAAPTAKSKCVRCWHYRADVGADAAHPELCGRCVSNVAGEGEDRRWF; the protein is encoded by the coding sequence ATGCGCGGCGACCTGCCCAAGCGCGAGCCGGAGACCCTGGCGCGCTGGGAAAGCGAGGGCCTGTACCAGCGGATTCGCGAACAGGTCAAAGACCGCGAGCGCAGCTTCGTCCTGCACGACGGCCCGCCCTACGCCAACGGCGAGATCCACATCGGCCACGCGGTCAACAAGGTGCTCAAGGACATCGTGGTCAAGTCCAAGCTGCTGGCCGGCTTCGACGCGCCCTACGTGCCGGGCTGGGACTGCCACGGCCTGCCGATCGAGACCAAGGTCGAGAAGGAGTTCGGCAAGGTCGGCGACAAGCTCGACGCCGCCCAGTTCCGCGCCAAGTGCCGCGAATACGCGGCCAGCCAGATCGAGCTGCAGCGCCGCGACTTCAAGCGCTTGGGCGTGATCGGCGACTGGGACAATCCCTATCGGACCATGGATTTCCGCTACGAGGCGGACATCATGCGTTCGCTGGCCAAGATCGTCGAACGCGGCCATCTGGTGCGCGGCTCCAAGCCGGTGCACTGGTGCTTCGACTGCGGCTCGGCCCTGGCCGAGGCCGAGATCGAATACCAGGACAAGGAATCGACCCAGATCTACGTGCGCTACCCGGTGCTCGACCGCAAGCGCGTGTTCGAGGTGTTCGGCCTGGAGGACGACGGCGCGCCCCTGTCGGTGCCGATCTGGACCACCACGCCGTGGACCCTGCCGGCCAGCCTGGCGGTGTCGATGGGGCCGCAGGTCGAGTACTCGTTGGTGCGGATCGAGCCCAGCGAAGCGGCCTTGTTCAAGGAGTCGGCGCAGCGTCCGGAGTACCTGCTGGTCGCCAGCGAACTGATCGGCGGCGTGCTCGCCGCGATCACCGCGCCGGAAGCGCTCAAGCAGGGCCACAGCGTCGAGACCCGCGACTGGTCCTCGCACAAGGGCGAGGCTTTCGAAGGCCTGCGCCTGCGGCATCCGTTCTACGCCGATCGCGAGATCCCGGTGCTGCTCGGCGACCACGTCACCACCGACGCCGGCACCGGCGCGGTGCACACCGCGCCCGGCCACGGCCAGGAAGACTATGCGGTGTCGCTGAAGTACGGCCTGATCGAGCGCTACAGCGCGGCCCAGATCAATCCGGTCGATGGCCGCGGCAAGTACCTGCCGTCGACGCCGGGCGTGGGCGAGCACGTGCTGGCCGGCCAACACATCTTCAAGAGCGACGCCTTGCTGCTGCAGATCTTGCGCGAGGGCGGCGCGCTGCTCGCCGCCGGCCGGCTCAAGCACAGCTATCCGCACTGCTGGCGGCACAAGACGCCGGTGGTGTTCCGCGCCACCCCGCAGTGGTTCATCTCGATGGAGCAGGCCGGCCTGCGCGGCGACGCGCTGGCGGCGATCCCGGGCGTGACCTGGATCCCGGGCTGGGGCGAGGCGCGCATCTACAACATGATCGAGGGGCGTCCGGACTGGACCATCTCGCGTCAGCGCTACTGGGGCGTGCCGATCGCGCTGTTCTTCCATCGCGAGAGCGGCCAGCCGCATCCGCGCACGGTCGAGATCATGCGCCAGGTCGCCGATGCGGTGGAGCGCGAAGGCGTCGACGCCTGGTACGCGATGACCGCCGAACAACTGCTCGGCGACGAGGCCGGCGACTACGAGAAGGTCAACGACATCCTCGACGTCTGGTTCGATTCGGGCACCAGCCACGAGTGCGTGCTCGCGCAGCGGCCGCAGGACGGCCTGCGCAAGCCGGCCGACCTGTACCTGGAAGGCTCCGACCAGCACCGCGGCTGGTTCCACAGCGCGCTGCTCAGCGGCGTGGCGATGGACGGCGCGGCGCCGTACCGGCAGGTGCTGACCCACGGCTTCGCCGTCGACGAGCACGGCAAGAAGATGTCCAAGTCGCTGGGCAACGTGGTCGTGCCGCAGAAGGTGATCGACGCGATGGGCGCCGACGTGCTGCGCCTGTGGGTCGCGGCGACCGACTTCAGCGGCGAGATGTCGGTGTCGGACAAGATCCTCAAGCAGAACGGCGACGTTTACCGCCGCATCCGCAACACCGCGCGCTTCCTGCTCGGCAACCTCAGCGGCTTCGATCCGGCGCACCACCTGGTCGCGCTGCAGGACATGGTCGCGCTGGACCGCTACATCGTCCATCGCGCCGCCGAACTGCAGGACCGCATCGCTTCGGCCTACGAGCGCTACGACTTCGCCGAGATCGTGCAGCTGCTGTCGAATTTCTGCAGCGTCGACCTGGGGTCGTTGTACCTGGACGTGACCAAGGACCGCCTGTACACGATGCGCGAGGACTCGCTCGGCCGGCGTTCGGCGCAGAGCGCGATGTACCGCATCGCCGAGGCCTTCGTGCGCTGGATCGCGCCGATCCTGGCCTTCACCGCCGACGAGATGTGGCGCCATCTGCCGGCGGCCACCGAGCGCGGCGCGCGCGCCGGCAACGTGTTGTTCGCGACCTGGTACGACGGCCTGGCCCTGCTGCCGGCCGATGCGCCCTTGTCGGCCGAGGATTTCGAACGCCTGCTGGCGCTGCGCGAAGGCGTGGCCAAGGTGCTGGAGCCGATGCGCGCCGCCGGCGAGATCGGCGCCGCGCTCGAGGCTGAGATCTCGCTGCGCTGTGGCGTCGCCGACCAGAACTGGCTGGCGCCGCTGGCCGACGAACTGCGTTTCCTGTTCATCAGCGGCGACGTCGAAGTGATCGCCGACGACGGCATCAAGGACATCGCCGTGCTGGCCGCGCCGACCGCCAAGAGCAAGTGCGTGCGCTGCTGGCATTACCGCGCCGACGTCGGCGCCGACGCGGCGCATCCGGAGCTGTGCGGCCGTTGCGTGAGCAACGTGGCCGGCGAGGGCGAGGACCGGCGCTGGTTCTGA